GCTTCCCTTCCAGCTTGTCTTTCAATCCAAAGACCAGAAATCCTGACTGAAGCCTGATGATCCCCGGAAATATCTTTCCTTTTTGGGCATTTGAGATTACCTGTGCGAGAATTGCGCCAGAGCCGGGTCCCACAATGTCATCACCTTTCACGAAAAAGGCCGATTCGTTGAGATTCCACTTCCCCTTCATGCTCTGTTCAAACTCAGCCACACTACGAGGCTCCCTGACCAGTTTCTCAGCCTCTCCTGCCGGGATAGATTCTCTCCTCACGTCCTTCAGCCTGGCCACTATGAACGGCCTCACCTCGTCCAGACTCCGCTTGCCCGCAGGTCTTTTGGCTTCCATCTTGAAAATGTGGTAGCCAACTTCGCTCTCAAGCGGCCCCCTTATCTCACCGGTTTTCATGGAAAACACAACATCTTCCAGCGCGGCCGGCAGCATCCTTCTTTCCACAAAACCCAGATCGCCTCCCTTTCTCTTTCCCTCCTCGTCCGCAGAGAATTCCGAAGCAAGTGAGGCAAAGTCCCTTCCGGAAGAACATCGTTTGGCAACCGCCTCAGCCTTCGCCCTTGCTTCATCCTTGTTGACCCCGGCCAGATAAGAGGGAAAGAATATCTCTCTCACCCGGACAGCTTCGGGCGTAACGAACTCCCCAGCGTTCTCCCTATAGTATTCGGAAATCTCTTTCTCGCTCACCTTGACACTGTCCGGTGACAGTATTGGAAAGAACGCGTAGGAGAGTTTGTATTTCTCGCCTGTCAGGTAATTTGACTGATTCTTCAGGAAGAACTGATATGTTTCTTCGGCTTCTTTCCTGGCCTCCTCCTGCTGCAGCTCATAAAGGAGCTCGTCTTTCAAGATGTCAAACGGAGGAACGACATCGTCCTTTCTCTCGTTAACTCTGAAAATCGAATATCCTCCCGGTGTGCGAATCACCTGGCCCCAATCACCCTCGTTAACTGTCCTCGCCTGCTCAAGAATGTCCTTGGGCGCGCCTTTCATGCTTCCGATGAGCCCGAGGTAGAAAGGGCCAGCTTTCCCAAGCTGATGGCCGGATGATGCGAGTCTCTTCATCTTCCCCGCGGCAAGATCATTCCTTAGTGACAACGCCTTCTGCCTTGCGAGGGTGTCTATCTTGTCCCCAACGAGCTTTGCAGCTATCTCATCCTTCACGTCCTTGAATGTCAGATATTCAGCAGTTCCGCTCTCGGAGTCATACTTCAGGAATTCAGTCCTGTGTTTCTCGTAGTATTCTTTGAGCTCCTTCCCGCTCATTGACGGATTTCCTATCTCACCAAGGGAGATCGTAAGCGTGTCAACAGTAAGGAGAGTGGTGCGATACTCCTCCTTCTTCCGGTCGTAGAGTTTGACCAGCTCATCCCTTGACTGGAGAAACCTTCTTTCCCGATCTGAAGCAGCAGCCGCCTGAACTGTCACATCTTCGAACGATTTAACATAAGAAGGAACCTTTTCGGCCATCCGGAAGATCCCCAGACCGTTCTCGACTCTTATCGGTTCGTAGAGCACCTCGCCCGCTCTGAGGGATGACAGCTTGTCGCCCAAACCCGGTATCTTCCCTGCAAATGGCACCGGATCAGACAGGGAAAAGAGTGCCGACACTTTTGCACCGCCCCATTTCTCTCCGAGTGCCCGGAAGCTTCTCCCGCTTTTCAGGGCGGACAGCAGATTCCCTGCTTCCCGGAGAGTCGCCTTCTCATCGAGAACAGCCGTCCCGCCGGCAAGAACTTTCCCTGGAACCTTGACAAGAATCATCTCGACTCGCATGAGGTCGCCGCTCGTGAACTCCTCGGGATGCCTTTTGTAGTATTCGAGAGCCTCGGCTGACGTCGCATGAGCAAATTTGAAAATCCCCTCAGCCGGAAGAACGATGTATGAGAGAATGACTCTCTGATTCTTTCTCCCGAACTCCCGCAAGATCTCTTCCTCCGTCGGCGTGAGCTTCTCTTTCATACTGTCGTACATCTTCGCTGTCAGAAGATAGTTCCGCACAATCTCAGTTGCTTCTTTATATCCCGAGCCTTTCGTGGTCTTGAATTTCTTGAAAACCACCGAATCGGAAAGACCTTGAGTAATGAACTGCGAGGTATTCTTCAGGAAATAGTCGATGTCGCTTTCCGACACCGTAAGCTTCAACTTCGTGGCTTCGTTCAAGACGAGTCTGGCCGCTATCAAGTCATTCAAGACCGCCTTCATGACGTCTGTCCTGGTCTCTTCAGAAACATCTCCTCCGACTTGTTCAGCAACACTCGCCAAGAGCGGGTCCGCCGCCTGGTTGAGCTCATTTCGCGTGACTTTGAGACCGTCCACTGTTGCAACCGTTTCAGGCCCCCGGGCAAGTGGGAAAACCACCTGCACAAGCACAAAGAGCAATCCAAGAAAAATGACTGCCGGCAGCGCTGGGGAGTTCGGAACCAGTCTTCTTGTCTCCATCATCAGGAATCCCTCTCTTTTCTGGAAACTTCCGGTATGCGGGGGAATTCGGCTCTACAGCCCTTGAGTATTAAATGATAGTCTTCCGATACTCACTTTGCAAGTGGTTACTCCGACAGCCCACAGTCCCGGCGGGGCCCAGGCCGGCGCGGCCCAGACAGGTCTGGAGATGTCCTTGAACCGACTTTCCGAAAATCTCTGGACTCCCTTTTTGGACGAGAGAACGACCCCGAAGGGGGCGAATTTGTGCTGTCCGAGGGCGAAGCCCGAGTTCACAAATTCGAGTGAGCGAGTCTAAGAAGGATCGACATTTTCGGCAGGAGGGAAAGGACATCTCCAAGCCTCTCTGACCCGAGCGTCCCGAATGCGTGCGAAACGCTTGACTGAAGAAACGACGCAACCTAGATTCCCGCCTATGAACCAGATTCCCCCGGACTGTATGAGCGTCCCATCCCTCGGCGATGGCGTTCTTGCGTTCTTCTCGACCTCGCTTTCTCTGAAGAACTCATCATCGAGACCGCCGGTGACACATCCCGCAATGCTTTCATCACTCGGACTCGATCCCGGAACAGCCGCATATGGAAAACAAGTCCACGGATCGACTGTGAAGGTCGTGTCATCTCCGGGTAATCAGGGCGCCTGCGACTCACTTGTTACCCCAAGGAAAGGTATTCTCCTTGCGACGTTTGTGGCGGACTGCGCAGCGGTTCTTCTCTTTGACAAACGGAACAAGGCAATCGCAAACGTCCATGCCGGTTGGAGAGGAGCTCTCGCGGGCATCACGCGAAAAACGGTCGAGTCAATGGAGAACAAATTCAAGACCCGGCCCGAAGACCTGAGCGCCTACATATCCCCATCCATCGGGTCGTGTTGCTATACGGTCGGCAGCGAGGTTGCTGACCTTTTTGATGGGACTTTCGTGCATACGAGAGATGGAAAACTCTTCCTTGACCTCTGGTCGCTCAACAAATCACAGCTCGAGGCGAGCGGAGTCACACCTGACAGAATACATGTTTCGGGTATCTGCACATGCTGCAATCCTGATCTTTTCCATTCATACAGAAGGGACGGACCGCACTCGGGGAGAATGGTTTCGGTTATTGGATTGGTGTCTTCAGCCTGATGCGGACAGAGCGTCTTCGATGAAGGCTTTCATCTTTTCAGGGTGAGTGCCCCGCCAGTAGAACTTCTTGCAGTTCGGACACGAATAGAACTCGTTGCACTTTTTGTAGGGGTATTCGGGCACAAGTCCCTCGATCTCTATCTTCTCTCTCTTAACGAGAGCGGTGTTGCAGAGCGAGCACCTTGAAAGAGGTGAATCCGGCTTCCCGAACCTGTCGAGCACCTGCTTCAGTTGTTGTCTGATATTTCCGCTCTCAATGAAGACTGCTTCTCGTGCATTCTTCACTCGCGACTGCTTTCTCGTTAGTGCAATCCTTCCCTTGTTGCATGCGTCCACAAGGAATGCTACATCGTCGGCAGCTCTTGAAAGCTCGGCATCAAAACCGAGGAGCCTCAGCCACCGGCAGAGTCTGTCAACGGTTCCGTCCAGAAGAAATTTCGCTTCCACATTACGATCATATGCGAACTTGCCGTCACGTGGCAACCATCCAGTGTCGTGTCCCGCAAGTTTCTTGTCTATGTCTTTACCCCGGGACACTACACTTTCATAGGGGCTTCTCGCCCCTCTGACGCTTCAGGATGCTCCTACTCGTCGCATCCCTCCGCTGTCACCCCTTAAGGGGGTCGGCCACGACCCCCCTATACCCCCTGGCAGTGTGCCTTATGAAACGCCCTGCATTTCGTAAAGTTATTTCTGCGACGGCACACCAGAATCATCTTGAAGATGGAACGATTTCCTGATAGATTGCTGGGACTATTAAGGGAGGGGTCATGGAAAAAGTTGAAAAGATTGCAAAGAGGCTTGTTCAGATCCAATCGGATTCCGACAAGTCAAAGGTGATTCTCTATTCTGCAAAGTTTTTGAAAAAGCTCGGGGGCAAAGTCACTGTTACCCGGAAGGAACCACGGTTTCTCCTTGCCAGATTTGGAAAGCCGGGAGGCGTTCTTTTCGCGGGACACCTGGACACAGTCTCATCGCCTCGTCCTCCAAAGAAGAAGCCCGGCATCGTCTCAGGCGGGAAGCTCTGGGGACTTGGGGCG
The window above is part of the Candidatus Eisenbacteria bacterium genome. Proteins encoded here:
- a CDS encoding peptidyl-prolyl cis-trans isomerase, translating into MMETRRLVPNSPALPAVIFLGLLFVLVQVVFPLARGPETVATVDGLKVTRNELNQAADPLLASVAEQVGGDVSEETRTDVMKAVLNDLIAARLVLNEATKLKLTVSESDIDYFLKNTSQFITQGLSDSVVFKKFKTTKGSGYKEATEIVRNYLLTAKMYDSMKEKLTPTEEEILREFGRKNQRVILSYIVLPAEGIFKFAHATSAEALEYYKRHPEEFTSGDLMRVEMILVKVPGKVLAGGTAVLDEKATLREAGNLLSALKSGRSFRALGEKWGGAKVSALFSLSDPVPFAGKIPGLGDKLSSLRAGEVLYEPIRVENGLGIFRMAEKVPSYVKSFEDVTVQAAAASDRERRFLQSRDELVKLYDRKKEEYRTTLLTVDTLTISLGEIGNPSMSGKELKEYYEKHRTEFLKYDSESGTAEYLTFKDVKDEIAAKLVGDKIDTLARQKALSLRNDLAAGKMKRLASSGHQLGKAGPFYLGLIGSMKGAPKDILEQARTVNEGDWGQVIRTPGGYSIFRVNERKDDVVPPFDILKDELLYELQQEEARKEAEETYQFFLKNQSNYLTGEKYKLSYAFFPILSPDSVKVSEKEISEYYRENAGEFVTPEAVRVREIFFPSYLAGVNKDEARAKAEAVAKRCSSGRDFASLASEFSADEEGKRKGGDLGFVERRMLPAALEDVVFSMKTGEIRGPLESEVGYHIFKMEAKRPAGKRSLDEVRPFIVARLKDVRRESIPAGEAEKLVREPRSVAEFEQSMKGKWNLNESAFFVKGDDIVGPGSGAILAQVISNAQKGKIFPGIIRLQSGFLVFGLKDKLEGKPIPFEQAKNRVQQDYQREKDSLAVQQMFEELQARVAEGESFNEMGAILGGVKETIPFVPFASEAQGKCSGLDAFPGLIDSARETEIRGTGGPFVSPAGIALFRVKEKLPPDKDFLAERDKIERDMLSQRVEDWTEGLREKAKIEILDQRLR
- the pgeF gene encoding peptidoglycan editing factor PgeF, whose amino-acid sequence is MNQIPPDCMSVPSLGDGVLAFFSTSLSLKNSSSRPPVTHPAMLSSLGLDPGTAAYGKQVHGSTVKVVSSPGNQGACDSLVTPRKGILLATFVADCAAVLLFDKRNKAIANVHAGWRGALAGITRKTVESMENKFKTRPEDLSAYISPSIGSCCYTVGSEVADLFDGTFVHTRDGKLFLDLWSLNKSQLEASGVTPDRIHVSGICTCCNPDLFHSYRRDGPHSGRMVSVIGLVSSA
- a CDS encoding Mut7-C RNAse domain-containing protein → MSRGKDIDKKLAGHDTGWLPRDGKFAYDRNVEAKFLLDGTVDRLCRWLRLLGFDAELSRAADDVAFLVDACNKGRIALTRKQSRVKNAREAVFIESGNIRQQLKQVLDRFGKPDSPLSRCSLCNTALVKREKIEIEGLVPEYPYKKCNEFYSCPNCKKFYWRGTHPEKMKAFIEDALSASG